The genomic interval ATGAAGAGCGGCACGAGAGCGATCTGGACGGGCACGATGATGCCGACCAGGAAAAGGCTGCGGACGAACTTGCTGAACCGGAACCCGAGGACCTGCAGCGCATAGGCTGCCATCATTCCCAGCAGCACAATCAGGACATTGGCTCCCATGGTGACGATGAAACTGTTCAGGATGTTCAACCAGAGGTTGCCCGTCTCGAAGGCGCGGGCGTAGTTCTCCCACGTCAGGGACTTTGGCAGTGCGAAGGGGTCGCCGGTCGCGAAGTCGTGTTCGGTGCGGAGGCTGGTGATGAAAAGCCAGGCGAGAGGGTAGACCTGCACGATGACGATGAGGGCGATGAGCACTCTTGACAGGGTGCTGTGAAGGGTGGGCGGCTTGCGTCGGCGGAGCGGCGGCAGGCTGTCTGATGGGACTGCCACAGGCCTGGTGATCGGAGCTGCCGGCGCGGTCATGCGTCCGCCTTTCGTTTGAGCAGGAAGAGGATGAGCCCTACGGCCACCAGGCACTCGACGACGATGAATACGGCGATGGTGCTGGCGTATCCGAAGTCGGTGCTCGAGAAGGCCGTCTTGTACATGTAGGTGGTCAGCAGCTCCGAGGACTGTCCGGGGCCGCCGTTGGTCATGAGGTAGGGGATGTCGAATCCGCGCAGGCCGTAGGTGGTTGCCATGATCGTGGTGGTGATCCAGACGGGCATGATGTGCGGGAAGCGGATCTTGGTGAACAGTTGCCACCGTGAGGCGCCGTCGAGGCGGGCCGCCTCCTCAAGTTCCTGCGGGACGGACAGCAGCGCCGCGTAGATGATGAGCATGTACAGGCCGGTGAACCGCCACCCTTCCGGAGCCGATACTGCGGTGAGCACGGTGTTGATGTCCGAGAGCCACGGCCGTTCAAGGGCGCCGAGGCCGATCCAGTGCAGGAGCTGGTTGAGCAGGCCAACCGGTTCGATCGAGTAGATGCGCACGAAGAGGAACGCGATGGCCACGGTGGAGATCACCGCCGGCAGCAGGTAGAGGGTCTTGATGAGCTCGCGGCCGCGTCGCATTGAGGTGAGGAGGCTGGCCACGAGCAGGGCGCCGCCGAGCTGCAGCACCAGGCAGATGGCGAGATATCCGAGGGCGTTGAAGAAGGAGCGCCAGAAGATGTCGTCTGCGGTGAGCATCCGCACGTAGTTGGCGAGCCCTACGAACTCCATGTCGCTGATGCCGTTCCAGGAGAAGAAGCTGAGGAACAGCGACTGCACGATGGGGAACAGCACGGCGACGCAGTAAAGGAGCAAGGGTGGGAGCAGGAACACCAGGACAGAAAGTCGTGACCTGTTGGGAAGCATGGCTAGGCCTTTCGGGTGGGGGCCGCAGCCGCAGCCCCCACCGCTGTGATTACTTGAAGAACTTCGGGGCGTTCTGCGCGATGGTGCTGTCCATCGTGCTGGTGAACTGTTCGGGCGTGATATTGCCCTGGACGAGGAGCACTAGCTCCTGCTGCAGCCGGCCGTTGGTTGTCGGGTCAAGCTGGGTGTCCCACGGCATGGCCTGCTTGCCCCCGAGGTCGTTGGCCTTCTCCAGGGCCTTCTTGTACAAGGGTGTGGCGTTGGCCGGCAGGGCGGTCTCCACATTGGTGGTCGGCGAGAGCGCGCCGGTGGCCGCGTACTCGGCCGGGTACTTCGTCAGCGCGAACTTCAGGAAGTCGCTGACCAGCGGGTCGTAGGTCTTGGAGTTGACGGCCATTCCAATGCCCGACGGCGACACGAACTCGTTCGCCGCCGTGACGGATCCTGCAGTGGTTGGCAAGGTAAAGAAATCGATGT from Pseudarthrobacter sp. SSS035 carries:
- a CDS encoding carbohydrate ABC transporter permease; the protein is MLPNRSRLSVLVFLLPPLLLYCVAVLFPIVQSLFLSFFSWNGISDMEFVGLANYVRMLTADDIFWRSFFNALGYLAICLVLQLGGALLVASLLTSMRRGRELIKTLYLLPAVISTVAIAFLFVRIYSIEPVGLLNQLLHWIGLGALERPWLSDINTVLTAVSAPEGWRFTGLYMLIIYAALLSVPQELEEAARLDGASRWQLFTKIRFPHIMPVWITTTIMATTYGLRGFDIPYLMTNGGPGQSSELLTTYMYKTAFSSTDFGYASTIAVFIVVECLVAVGLILFLLKRKADA
- a CDS encoding carbohydrate ABC transporter permease codes for the protein MTAPAAPITRPVAVPSDSLPPLRRRKPPTLHSTLSRVLIALIVIVQVYPLAWLFITSLRTEHDFATGDPFALPKSLTWENYARAFETGNLWLNILNSFIVTMGANVLIVLLGMMAAYALQVLGFRFSKFVRSLFLVGIIVPVQIALVPLFIDYSTINLLDTYPSMIIPLAGFALPMSIYLFSSFFEYIPRETYEAASLDGAGPYRIFGLITLPLSVNTVVTVVLVNSIFIWNDFIFANTFVLSEELKTIPLGLQNYIGAMGKTDWTATFAAVCITITPLLLVFLVLNKAMIQGLESGGSKG